One region of Candidatus Binatia bacterium genomic DNA includes:
- a CDS encoding ComF family protein codes for MRRALQRYKYGRDVTLARPLGALLAAVSAVHADTDLIVPVPLHLSRLRWRGFNQAQLLARPVSRLTGILVDPHALDRVRATRAQVELRGRERLANVRGAFRVVDRRRVADRRILLVDDVYTTGATVNECAQVLQRAGARSVDVLVLARAVLG; via the coding sequence TTGCGCCGGGCACTGCAGCGTTACAAGTACGGCCGCGACGTGACGTTGGCCCGTCCGCTCGGCGCCCTGCTCGCCGCCGTCAGCGCGGTCCACGCCGACACTGACCTTATCGTCCCGGTCCCTTTACACCTGTCTCGCCTCCGCTGGCGGGGCTTTAACCAGGCGCAACTGCTGGCCCGGCCCGTCAGCCGGCTCACGGGTATCCTCGTCGATCCCCATGCCCTTGACCGTGTGCGGGCAACCCGCGCCCAGGTAGAGCTGCGCGGGCGGGAGCGACTCGCCAACGTCCGCGGCGCTTTTCGGGTCGTCGACCGGCGCCGGGTGGCGGATCGACGCATCCTTCTGGTCGACGACGTATACACCACCGGTGCCACGGTGAATGAATGCGCCCAGGTCCTGCAGCGCGCCGGCGCGCGCTCGGTCGACGTCCTCGTCCTCGCCCGCGCCGTCCTTGGTTAA
- a CDS encoding class I SAM-dependent methyltransferase, whose product MDADRKRWEDRYGGSAAAGSRATPSRRQPGPDDPPSGLVAAVADRIHGRVLDIAAGTGRNALFLARRGCRVEAIDFSHAGLRLALAAARRDGLSISAVQADLSSYPLPIARYDAAINIRYLLRSLFPTLRQALRPGGLVVVETFLIRQLALGHPSNPEFLLHPGELGEAFAGFDIDLYEEGLFPDGGRQAYLARLVARRPRD is encoded by the coding sequence ATGGACGCGGACCGCAAGCGCTGGGAAGACCGCTACGGGGGTTCGGCCGCCGCCGGTTCGCGGGCCACACCTTCACGCCGGCAACCCGGTCCGGACGACCCGCCTTCCGGGCTGGTCGCCGCCGTCGCCGATCGCATCCACGGCCGTGTCCTCGACATTGCCGCGGGCACCGGCCGTAACGCCCTCTTCCTGGCGCGGCGGGGATGCCGCGTGGAGGCCATCGACTTCTCGCACGCGGGTCTGCGGCTCGCGCTAGCCGCGGCCCGGCGCGACGGGCTGTCGATTTCCGCGGTGCAGGCCGACCTCTCATCGTACCCGCTGCCCATCGCTCGGTACGACGCCGCTATCAATATCCGCTACCTGTTGCGGTCACTGTTTCCGACGTTACGACAAGCCCTCAGACCAGGGGGTCTGGTCGTGGTCGAGACGTTCCTCATCCGGCAGCTTGCCCTCGGGCACCCAAGCAATCCCGAGTTCCTGCTGCACCCCGGTGAGCTCGGCGAAGCCTTCGCCGGCTTCGACATCGATCTTTATGAAGAAGGTCTATTTCCCGACGGCGGGCGCCAGGCCTACCTAGCCCGATTGGTGGCCCGGCGCCCACGGGATTGA